The following DNA comes from Sander lucioperca isolate FBNREF2018 chromosome 2, SLUC_FBN_1.2, whole genome shotgun sequence.
atcccgcccgtataatagcaacagcccgagatccgcccacaaagctacttgcgtttggcgtttgatacttgcatttcagatcgttaaaatagggcccttttTCTTAATTTGTTGCACTTCGTAACATTGTGGGGAAAGGTTCTATATACCGTAAGTAAACATATGAAGCAAGCCAAAAAGAAGTTGAGTAAGAAGAAGAAATGTTCCAAGTCTGACTTTTTAGACATTGTTATACTGTAAATGTcaataatatattatttttttttgtgaaacaggtattaatattattatcatAATATTATAAATGTATCATTATCAAGGCAAGTTTAATGGAAGAAACCTCAGGAAGAGCAACAGAAGAGGAATCCCTCTTACAGCAatagaaaaaatatcttttctTGCTTGCCACCAACTAGTGGTCATTGGAGTAACAGCAGTTTAAGAACTTTCACACTCCCTGGAGTAGCCAAAGTTTTAACCTCAATCCCACGTAGCTGTTCATTCAGAAGCCATGCTGGGTGACAGAGCTTTATATGGGGGTACTATTGAAGCAATATTATGCCATAGCTTGAAcacaaagaagaaaaggaaaaccTACAGTGTGCACATGGGCTAATGCAGCTAATCAGTCTTAAAAAGATGAGGCTAATACTTTTTTCGGCACTGCATTTTTCAAAACGATTAATATAAACATGAAGCTACCTGTGAAAAATGCAATGCGTAGACAACGTGTAGCTGTACTATTTATGTTGCCTGGCTTGCTTTGATAGGTAACATTAAACTATTGTTTTATCAGTGGACAAAAAAATCCATGAATGGCTGTATGGAACTGTTTTATCACAATGCTGTTTTAAAATGCTGCTCTTAATGGATTATATGATGTATGTTTTATTAGCAGGTTACTTTAAAatgatttcttcatttttttagcTTTGTTATCTCAAATGTTTTACTGCGGCAATTTTTAAGATGGTAATACAACATTATGtaaaattttcatttttcttgcATCAAGTATTAGCGTTCATGCTTTTATTCAAATACTGCAtttcataaaagaaaaatagcaGTTTAAAGTTAATATTTGAGCTTCTGTCCTTTCTCTATATTGATAATAAAATCAGAACCTCGGTTTGTGCATATCTCAGTAGTTCATGTAATGTTATTGAAATAATGAAATTGTACATTCATAAACACATTAAGGTCCACATTTGAAGAGATTATTATGGTAGAAAATAGTTCAGTGACTTTGTAAGACAATTATATTCATGTAAATGTATGCTCTGAAATCACTTTCAAACTAATGGTTACATGTTATGTGGAAAACATTTGCATTAAATCTAGAGGATTTAGAAGCTGTTGGATGATGGATTGGATGATTTTCTAAGTTAGAATATAGAGATAGAAGTTAGAtttaagaagttaaaaaaatatctcATCTTTCTGGAATAATGTGTGAAAGATGGAACGTGGATACTTTGTTTCAAAGTACTATTCTCACTTCCTTTAACAAGGCTTTGGTTGGATAGGTTTTCATTAACAGGATGCGCTGTTCCACAAACTCATAACTCTTGGGATGAACAAAAGTCAACAAAAAAACGTAGGCTAGTCCTGCATGTGGTGGCTGCAGGTGTGGCTGTCCTGCAGCTACATACAAAAGAGAGTCATGATTCGAGCTGGCAGCTGCCCAAGCAGCAGGGCAGAGGGAAGCTGTGGCCTGCACATTCCTCCACAGCATCTAATAGGAGTGATGACAGCAGGGAGCACAGAGCAGCATAACTGGCCACAGTGTTAGCAATACTAGCAATAACCTGGCCATTGTGTGTCTGGCATGAGCAGGTGTGCTGCAGGTACTGATAGACACATCCCTTCCACAGAGAGGCTGAGGTATGCAACAAGTGGATTTAAAGTGGGGCTTGATGCATAGGctgtataagtgaagccaaaatgtcTTGATCGCCctctggtggctggctgcagtataggtcatgCTCGCGTGCTTTCTCTTCACGCACGAGCaaatcagtttcttctcctgaaaatctctccttcctgcttagcaaatacgccatcataatagcaatgcgccgaGGTACAAACGCGCAAAAACGTCTTTAAAAGgtaatgggagatgacactctgattagTTTATTACATGTtaagcccaaaacacacctatgattaattaagacactaagtacaacccttttgaaccatgtgcccggcgcatggaccctttttttccactgttaaactagcagaagtggattcgtacacgccctaaacgcacctgcggcgtgcacttagattgttaaaatagggcgctctggctccaaaattacaagatggcagcgtCCGTATCTGGGAtactttggcttcacttttgtacagtgagaggaagtggagacgcgttgatttaaaggtgccctgtgtagttttcttgtaaacaaacaaaaattatgtttacattcagtgctACTCACCAAATCGCATTTAGCGTATCTTCGAGGttcttcttcttcataaaacatttgcaaagtaaTTAAGCATTGTTTACATTCATGCATGTTACCGCCACCTGTAGATCAGTGGAATAGTCTGACACCATAAATAGGACTGAGTATCGTTTCACCCACATGCATGCGCCTGTGCTTTGTGCGTGTGTACGAGATAAACAACACGGGGACCCACTCACAGAAAAACATCTCCATAGTGCTAGTAGAGGTCTAAAATTCTACAGGAAACCTTTAACTAATAACTTTTACTGCTGTTGCTGTGACGGAAAACTTCTTTGTGTGCAATACTTGTACTTTCTGAGTATTTTCTAAGTCaggcgactccactggttgcaaaaagaagtctgtttctatagaagtctatgggaaaatgaccctacttctcacttgattcattacctcagtaaacattttcataatgagagTATGGTCTCAGTCGCTACTTTTAACTCTTTGTCAACAGcattatgttcattttgtaaattatggtgtcatttatttcaaaattgacgataaagcaggggatgctttaggggcggTGCTACACGCTGACTTGTCAAAcatgacagaggcttagcaatgctaaccatggcactgtgtacattaaaatagacctgaacttgtttttgggtgttgtccatgATTTCATCTTAAATGTTGACCCTCTcactggccctcatttatgaaacgtgcgtaggacctaaaacaggcgtaggacgggtgtacgccgattcctacgcaaagcaaggcatttatcaatttgaacgtgagcgtaggctgcggtaaaatctcacgtctggtctgaacttgtgtacgcaagttttcgagtcagtgtggacaggagaaggagaagtcatcagttgatcacttatcagcaatgacAGATCTGGCGCTTTTAGAGGACCTCTATGCGctggtacaacagtgcacacgtacgcgcaagggccacggtggagcgctccatcggattgattaagggcagatgacTCTGTCTTGCATCAGTATATACACGGCTgaaaagtctgcaacattgttttagcctgtggggttctgcacaacatcgcgcaggaaaacagggtgccataaatgtagtgatggagccagatgacccgatgcccacagagcagtgtccagcacagcccaactggggctatacgtaggagacaggatattattcctcgcttttaaaaggtatagtgttatgtttgagaatgatactcaatacaggaaacatgacgatgcacaacatttttatttatacttcaagttttcgtttctcttttaaagtatCGTTAATGGTCACAAGCgaacgatttatttctgccatcgACCGAcatatttcggcttgtttttccagcccctctgctgtcaggagacagggtcgagGTGGTAGTCCAGCACGGGGGGTGGAGGAcacgcgctctccctcacagttGTTGCCTggctgactcatgaaaaaaacacgagtaaaataaaagacactgcataaactccgctactgtgtgtttatttaaatatagttaggtgtaggcctaagagattgcaatataagcctgtatattactattaggactatagctCACATACATCAAGGATgtatacattaaataaacttcagccggagtccgatttactacggcaacactgttgactgcatcagtgatctctttccattccgcattctttctacagcctttaataccagttttcaggctgacaaatagtacacacgttagtgcaaatgaacctgagatatcagggtttcaatctccacctctgaaaagtaccgcttcttagccggattacgtctcgccatgtcgtaaattgtaggggcgaggcctcaaaaccgagaatataatggggcgtgatatttaaattatgatcgttcaatgtacgaccattcttacgattggtgtgatacgaacttttcatgaatcacacgtgaagcctgtcgtaagatgatttctgaactcatatctgcgctggtttctacgttaggttgataaatgagggccaccgtgtgttttcacttcatcaaagttaattggaacatttggtcgcctaaaaatgtctttttcagCGTTATGCCAATCAAGCTAGCTATCTAGCGTTAGCTGATTTTCtgtactgccgtacatgcagatgaaaggCGGCAGTAGCCGGAGGTCCACGATTAACCAGTAAATTTTCCACTGGATGActtgcttcagaagggttgaaaatctgcaactttCCCCTTTTAGCGATTAGTttagcgcagcgccattgcaaccattaacaacactggcttggctgcGTCATCCTTCCCAGCTCCTCCCTCTAGTCCAAAAATCGTCACATTCagttggagaaaaaaacaacaatatggCAACGCCCGTATCGCTGaactcgaggcttcaaaacggcagacCATAAAACAATGGTTGACGTAACACTCTCCGCCCACCTAGAGGCAGGTTCTGTTTGAGGTTTCGGcttgttaaaaggaagtttttccttgccgccgtcgcaccaaatgctcttgggggaattgttgggtgtctctaaattatagagtggggtctagacctactctatctggaaAGTGTCCTGCAATAAcgcctgttatgatttgacaatataaataaaattgaaattgaaatagagCAACTTTAagaaaaaatgaccatattgtTTGTAATGTCCCTTATAGAATGCTGAAAGGATGTCATGAAACCTGGAGGTTGGATTTACCGGCCTTTACCATCTAGGCTGTAGCTGGAGCCATAAAATTGAAAACTGTGGGACATAAAGTGGAATCTGTAAGTGTTTAGATATTCACACTCATAGCTTTTACCAACAATAAATGCCAACATTATACTTTTGTACAACAATAAATAAACGTTTCATCACTATATTTTACAGACAATCGAGGATTGTGTGGTCCAGTAGACCCATGTTTGTCTGACAACATGTATTATGTATTAGCACTTCTAGTTGAGTAGGAGTTGAGTAGCTTggtagtgtgtgcattttagAAAACAGAGCAGAGAACAATGTATACAGTAAGTTAATTCAGTTATAACTGACTGCAAAAGGCCTAACAACAAAGTAATCTGAGTTTTGCAAATAAAAAGATGGGCATTGGGTGGAGTCACCCTCAATGACCTCCCAGATTAAAAATGAAGATACAATAAGCCAAAAAGTAAAACAGTGTTAGGAGATACTGTACCAATTAAGTACAATTGAAGAAACAGCATGAATTAGCTCAAACTTTCAGAGGCCAGAGCAATCAACACAGACTCTGCCTTTCCCTCCAGTCAATCTGAGGTTTCTTAAACTGCACACTGCATTTAgtacacaaaaataaacaaactggTATTGCAAAGGGACTTTAGTGTGGGAGCCGGTGGTGTAGCCAACTGACAGAGAGTGTCCTGTTAGTGGGCAGGGGAAAGGTGGCACCACTACACAGCGCTGCCTGTGATTCAGAGGGGAAAATGTTATCACAGTAAACCGGTAAACAGAAAATGTTCCAGGGCTCCCCTACGGGAActgggacacaaacacataaagcTCACTGAGTCTGAGGCTGCTGGAAAACCAATATCCAGTAAATGGAAATGAAGTCACTTTGGATCAAGAAATGACAGCACAGAACGTATTGTATGTGTGAGTAAGAAACAGGCCTGGCTACACTCAACCTTAATGTAGCTCATTGCAAAAATGTGCTTCCTTCAGCAAACTAGCGAGATCATTTGTTTGCTCAGCAGCTAGCAGCATGCACTAATACCCAATGACAAATATTCAGTGTTACTGGCGTCTAAAATTAGGCAGGAGTGTTTGCGCTAATATTCAACTGGATTGAGGTCATATATTCAAAGGGCTCTTTGAAATTCTTACAGGTTTGGGGTGTGAAAATTCTTGGAGGGCCTTGAGGGCCCTCAAAGTGAAAGAAAGTAACCAACCTGGACAGACAATATGCTTTAAAGCTGCTGCTGAACTTTAGACTTTACCAGCATCTAAatagcacatactgtatacttaaaGTCCAGTCATGTTCCTGAGGAAACACATTTCTAAAGAAAGAGAAGCTGAAACCTCTCTGGCTACTTGAAGCAAATTACTGAAGTCGTGGGATATTTATAGCACTGAATAGGAGGCGACTGGACTGTTTTTAgtctaagggccctgacacaccaacccgattatcggccgtcagacagtctgacgaggtcagtgactcgagtctgttcggagtgttctgtgccgtcgtccgtccgaggagctatcggcctttattttggccgacccaACATGCTCAGTCgaagacagggcagtcgggactcacccggaaatggcaagcggatgagcctctcaaaatctgacgaaaatcttttaaactgatctgaaatgaagacagattcagcaactgcatggcctatttctcgcttaaaagtttttcagaaacacgttttggtgaactattttagtacaatatgagatcgtattctgaacaagccgccatgacagtctggctgtgaatttccgaagaaaaaagacccacgtgacgcgttcgtccaatcagctgccggttttcattttctgggaaacaatacagagaagcgccgcctgctgctatggagacatattaaGTTTCGCGCACCcacagagcgtacgctcaagtcggtgtcgcctcagtgtgttttgaggcatttttttggacctcggggacccgactgatcagtccgactgccttttctgccgacggtcggtcgtctggttggtgtgtaacagctctaagggtgctttcacacctataggtCGGTGGACTCGGTGCGATTCAGGGGTGAAGTTGCAagattgttgcatttttcatttggtttgggttagctttcacactgcactttgtgaAATCTGAACAGCTGATAGACGGCGAgtgatgatgatgtgttgtcACACAGACAACCAGCGATGTGTGCTCAGAATAGCTTATGGATTTGAATGTTATCATCTCTTAAATCATACTATTAGTGCATGAATTGTGTGCAAGATTGaaattgcaggctagtaaatgcagtgtttttggttcacttcctgtatttgggtcaGATTGCGTTCTCACCTAAAGtcaaccaaactctagttcacCTGTAAGCGAACTGAGACCCACCGTTTTTAAGCGGACcagagttctttttttttttgtcgccCCTAGGTCACATCTGCAGCTTGTTCAAGTTACAGTGAGTCAGGCCAATGCCGATAAAGCGGTcgcaagtgtggttacacttttcaGAATTCTTCGCAGACAACGTTCACTGTAATAtaatacaaaccccaattccaatgaagttgggacgttgtgtaaaacgtaagtaaaaatagaatacaatgatttgcaaatccttttcgaCCTATATTCAATTAGATACACTagaaagacaagatatttaatgttcaaactgataaacttaaTTGTTTCTTTActaaatattcactcattttaaatcttgatgcctgcaacacgttccaaaaaagctgggacaggggcatgtttaccactgtgttacatcaccttttCTCTTAACAGCACTCAATAAGCATttgggaactgaggacactaattgttgaagctttgtaagtggaattctttcccattcttgtCTGATGTACGACTTCAACAGTCTggggtccatccatccatccatcctcttccgcttatccggtaacgggtcgcgggggtagcagctccagcaggggaccccaaacttccctttcccgagccacattaaccagctccgactgggggatcccgaggcgttcccaggccaggttggagatataatccctccacctagtcctgggtcttctccgaggcctcctcccagctggacgtgcctggaaaacctccctagggaggcgcccagggggcatccttaccagatgcccgaaccacctcaaatggctcctttcgacgcgaaggagcagcagctctactccgagctcctcacggatgactgggcttctcaccctatctctaagggagacgccagccaccctcctgaggaaacccatttcggccgcttgtaccctggatctcgttctttcggtcatgacccagccttcatgaccataggtgagggtaggaacgaaaactgaccggtagattgagagctttgccttctggctcagctctcttttcgtcacaacggtgcgataaattgagtgtaataccgcacccgctgcgcctattctccgaccaatctcccgctccattgttccctcactcgcgaacaagactccaaggtacttgaactccttcacttggggtaaagactgtCTGGGGTCTCCATTGTCAAATATTGCGCTTCATAATGCGCCcaacattttcaatgggagacaggtctggactgcaggcaggccagtctagtacctgcACTATTTTACTACGAAGCCACGCTGTTGTATGATGATGAGACACTTATACAGTCCTTTATTTACGGTGCTATCTTGCGCTACATCGTTGATAAAGACAGTAAAACATTTCTTCGGCCGGTAGCCTACAACGACTGTGTGCTTCCTGAATGATAGCTGTCAATCAAGGTAAACTAAGGAGGTCCATGGATGGGATCACCTTCAAAGTGACCAATCATAGGTGCCTCCCTTGGTTTCcgccccaaaatgtcaaaagtcagTTTCATCCGTGCGAGCAGAAATCAGGTTCGCGAGGAGAGTTTACCTGCGAGAGCGTGTATGCCCTCCACCGCTCGCACAGCAGACACTCGCGGGGCGCGTGGTGGCTGCTCTGTGCGCGTGCTGCTTAGTTTTATATGCGCAGGTGCAATTCTTTCCTTCTGCCTATGTTGTGTTTCACGCTCGCAGCTGCCTTTACAACTCTCGATTGATGAATTGGTCCGCGGAGTAATATCTGCGTGTGTGAAATGATATAATTAGCTATATTAGCTAATTAAACTATATCCTGACAGTATTACATGAAACAgataatcaaataatcaaaaaataataataattatgttcctctgcctcctcctagTGCGCCTAATGGCATTTACAAGATTCCACCGCAACCGAAGgaaaacagccaatcagagcagaggagTCTTTAACACAGTCAATCACTGCTCGTGAGTGGCGATCGAACTGTTAAACTAGGCAGCGATGATCAAATGAGTCTACCGCATTTCCTATTTCACGCCTCAAATtatttcagaaacatattttactgTGGGTGGTGCTTGGTTTTGGCTCAACTGTTCAACATGACAGCCaggtcacaaaaaaaaacattttatttctatgataTGGACTTTCAGTTAGCCCCCCATACAACACTCAATGATCTGCAGTTACCGGTTTTTGAAGAGCTTTTTGACTGGTAGTGTGAGCTTGGTATGGGGATTGGGTGGAGTCTGTACGGTACATAATCTGCCTTGTCCTCTGAAGATGAAGGCCTCCCACACTCAGACATAACAAGCTGAGCGTGCCTCCTCCACAGGCATGTTTGTCTCTTTAGGGTCTCCCAACAATCAATCCCATCGATTCCAGTCTGGGTTCACAATATAGAGAAAAAAGATTTAGTGTCTGTACAGTAGCTATGAATCAAATACTATCTCATCCCACTCAATGTGGGTTGGAATACTTAGAAAACAATATACTAGCTACATTTGAATCAACTGCAGTTTTGTCAGCAAAAATGATCAAGTTTAAAGAATTTTAGCTTTGTAACGTTTAAAGAACGGCAGTATCTGTATGAGTTTTCAAAAGTAAGGGAGGTTGACATACAATAATTGTATTCACTGACAGCAAAATAGATTTATGACAACAGTTTGCCACTTTACAAGCTGTGCACACCCATGGCACACCTACATTTAGCTTTAGTTCATACAAGTTAAAATTATCTAATTAATTTGTTTATGAGCAGCTGAGAAGGAATTCATTTCAGCCTTCCTGTACTGAGGCCTGGGTAATCAGGGAAGTACGTGACCAGCAGCCAGTCTCTACATGGGATgttgaaaacacaaaataaacccAGTAGAAAAGTGTTGCGTTTCTGATGGCTATCAGAGTTGGCATCTTTGGAAGCCTGAACCCACTCTCATTTTGCACTTTCTTTTACGCAATCTCAGGGAGTGTTATTGatgtagaaacacacacatgtactgtaGACTTGTGTTATCATGACCAACTGAGTGAGTGACAATCCTCAGATGTCAGCACTTTCAATTACAAGAGTTTCAAATCACTATAAGAGAACTGAGGTTGACTGGACTTTGGCCAGAGAGATACTAAGGCCAGAGAGTGATACTGAAGTGATGCTAATGAAGACTAGCACTGAACATGACACTACAGATACACCACAATGAGCAAACCTGCAACAACTCTCATTTCTCTATTTTCTCATTTATAGCTATCGTTAATGTGTACaaataaaatgccaaaaatccaAAGTCCAATAGGATTCAAATCAAATCCCTGCCATAAAACATACCGTTTTTTCTCCCTCTGAACTAGCCACCCTGGAGTCTGTAAGAGTCTCCAAAACCTCAGTGCATGAAAGAGTATTTGGTACACTGGGATGTTAGAGTAAGAAATAATCTTgtctttcttcatttttgatACTATGTTATTTAAAGAGTTGAAGAACCTGCAGTCTCTGATGTACAGACCAAACCAACAACCACAACCAAAAGGGAGAAAAATGTCTAACCTTCTGGTCCAGTTTATATTTGGAGGTATGGTGTTCCTCTTGGGTGTGCTTCCTCTGTATCCTCTCCCAGAGAGGCTCAAAGACCATCGGTTTGTTCCTGAGCAGGAGGGTCTGGGCTGACCTGGGTGGCTGCTGGTCATCTTTGGCCTCAGGGGCAGCAGCCAGAGTTTGACCCACAGGAACAAGACGGGGGACCTGAGAAGGGGCAGAGGCCTTCTTCACCTGGTGGTCACTGTCTGAGCCCGTCCTGGGGAAACCAGGATCTGATAGGTCAGTATCTCCCTCCGACTTCAGGGAGCCCTTCCCTTCCTGGTTCAACGGAGACTTCACAAAAGTTTGCTTCAGCAGAGCCCTCTTCCTTGACTTGTCCTGTTTGAGTTTTTTCTAAACCACAGAACACATTATATGGTTTAACTCATCTGCACAAATTCACTTCACAAGTTACACACTGTCTCATTGTAGGGTAactcatttattttaccttgcTAACAACAGATTTGTCCATCTCAGCAGGGGGGAGGAAAATCACTTCCTTGACAGCCAGTTGAGGAGACTTAGTGCTGTGGTCAAAAAGACAAATGGGTACAATGTAGTAGATGAAAATGgcttaaatgattaaaaaaacacactaaaTCACAACAAGAGATGACATAAACTAACAGTTTAAAGAAAGATGAAGTGCTAAAACAAAGCTTtgtacaaacaaaaaatacactATAGGCGTTTTCGGACCGGAGGAACTTTTTCATAGTTCTTAGAACCCAGTCTAAGAACCCCCATTTTATTGTGTCGTGACCGCAAGAACTACGAATGATAGTAGTTCTCAAAAAGCTGTTTTATAGGGACGTTTTTAGCTCCTATTCCAGAGTAGATACTCTTCCAGCACAAAAGGAACTTTGTACAGTGTAATGTTAAGTAATTTTATTTCGACAGGGGCAGTGCACAATTaaacattaaccttgtataaAAACGAGGAGAGATGCATT
Coding sequences within:
- the LOC116050645 gene encoding uncharacterized protein LOC116050645 isoform X1, with amino-acid sequence MGSPSSPTQDEVHCLRPLCSHTCSWEAEQRLRKCKPGKVKALTSSRASATASEGHSFLSLLSEDRFPAFTAVNASEWLDAGSPIEASLLGREDDFSEAAPHTLISCVALPSGAKERENVQIPTSSSAATTHLETHKENKTVKLKTARISPLTSYTSTSQYSEPVVIWVPSSCSLPPHDSQHSTKSPQLAVKEVIFLPPAEMDKSVVSKKKLKQDKSRKRALLKQTFVKSPLNQEGKGSLKSEGDTDLSDPGFPRTGSDSDHQVKKASAPSQVPRLVPVGQTLAAAPEAKDDQQPPRSAQTLLLRNKPMVFEPLWERIQRKHTQEEHHTSKYKLDQKTGIDGIDCWETLKRQTCLWRRHAQLVMSECGRPSSSEDKADYVPYRLHPIPIPSSHYQSKSSSKTGNCRSLSVVWGAN
- the LOC116050645 gene encoding uncharacterized protein LOC116050645 isoform X3, whose amino-acid sequence is MGSPSSPTQDEVHCLRPLCSHTCSWEAEQRLRKCKPGKVKALTSSRASATASEGHSFLSLLSEDRFPAFTAVNASEWLDAGSPIEASLLGREDDFSEAAPHTLISCVALPSGAKERTKSPQLAVKEVIFLPPAEMDKSVVSKKKLKQDKSRKRALLKQTFVKSPLNQEGKGSLKSEGDTDLSDPGFPRTGSDSDHQVKKASAPSQVPRLVPVGQTLAAAPEAKDDQQPPRSAQTLLLRNKPMVFEPLWERIQRKHTQEEHHTSKYKLDQKTGIDGIDCWETLKRQTCLWRRHAQLVMSECGRPSSSEDKADYVPYRLHPIPIPSSHYQSKSSSKTGNCRSLSVVWGAN
- the LOC116050645 gene encoding uncharacterized protein LOC116050645 isoform X2 → MGSPSSPTQDEVHCLRPLCSHTCSWEAEQRLRKCKPGKVKALTSSRASATASEEDRFPAFTAVNASEWLDAGSPIEASLLGREDDFSEAAPHTLISCVALPSGAKERENVQIPTSSSAATTHLETHKENKTVKLKTARISPLTSYTSTSQYSEPVVIWVPSSCSLPPHDSQHSTKSPQLAVKEVIFLPPAEMDKSVVSKKKLKQDKSRKRALLKQTFVKSPLNQEGKGSLKSEGDTDLSDPGFPRTGSDSDHQVKKASAPSQVPRLVPVGQTLAAAPEAKDDQQPPRSAQTLLLRNKPMVFEPLWERIQRKHTQEEHHTSKYKLDQKTGIDGIDCWETLKRQTCLWRRHAQLVMSECGRPSSSEDKADYVPYRLHPIPIPSSHYQSKSSSKTGNCRSLSVVWGAN